Within Gammaproteobacteria bacterium, the genomic segment GCGCCGACGGGTGCCAGCGAGGCGGCCGCGACATGCGCGAGTTTCATGCGCCAGATCAGTGCAATGGCCGAAGCCACGGCCATCGCAACGTAGATGAACATCGACATCCAGGCGCTGGGCACGTGCACGTAGATGATGCGGAACGCATCCTTCTGCTGGTAATCCATCGGCGCCAGCCACAGGCCGCCATAAAGGCCCCAGGCCATCAGGCCGAGCGCGATCCAGCCCGTCCAGGGAACGATCTTCCCGGCCGTGCGATAAAAGTGCGGCGGCGACGCCAGCTTGTGAAACCACAACCACATCAGATTGTTTACTCCAGCAGTTTGTCAGTTGGTTCAGTCGAGACTGATACGCAGTCCACCGGCAATTGCCAGCGGCGCCGTGGCCAGGCCCAGCACCATCAGGAAAAGCAGCATGCTGAACGGTCCGGCCGGCCATTCACCCAGCATGGCGAGTTGTGCGCCCCGCGCGCCGAACACCAGTACCGGCACGGTCAGTGGCAGCACCAGCACCGGCATCAACATGCCGGAGGAGCGCAAGGACACCGTCAAGGCGGCGCCGATGGCGCCGAGGACGCTGAACACAACCGTGCCTGGCAGCAGCAAGGCCAGCAGTGCCGGCAAGGCGTCCAGGGGAAAGCCCAGCGGGACGGCCAGCACCGGGGTCATCAACAACAACGGCAAGCCGGTGATCAGCCAGTGCGTGACCACTCGCCAGAAGGCAATCCACGCGAGCGGCACGGGACTCATCGCCTGCTGCTCCAGCGAACCGTCCTCGAAATCGGGAATGAACAGGCCATTGAGACCAATCAGGCTGGCCAGCAGCGCCGCAACCCACAGGATACCGGGAGCCAGCCCCCGCATGAAGTCGGGTTCGGGATTGACGGACAGCGGGAAGACCAGTGCCACCATCAGGAAAAACAGGACCGGGTTCAGCAGGTCGCCACGGCGCCGCCACGCCATGAGCAGATCGCGATTGATGATGCTTCGCGCAGCGGCCAGGACGTTCATTGCGCCCCCACCCACAACTCGCGCACCGGCAT encodes:
- the ccmB gene encoding heme exporter protein CcmB; this translates as MNVLAAARSIINRDLLMAWRRRGDLLNPVLFFLMVALVFPLSVNPEPDFMRGLAPGILWVAALLASLIGLNGLFIPDFEDGSLEQQAMSPVPLAWIAFWRVVTHWLITGLPLLLMTPVLAVPLGFPLDALPALLALLLPGTVVFSVLGAIGAALTVSLRSSGMLMPVLVLPLTVPVLVFGARGAQLAMLGEWPAGPFSMLLFLMVLGLATAPLAIAGGLRISLD
- a CDS encoding heme ABC transporter permease, whose amino-acid sequence is MWLWFHKLASPPHFYRTAGKIVPWTGWIALGLMAWGLYGGLWLAPMDYQQKDAFRIIYVHVPSAWMSMFIYVAMAVASAIALIWRMKLAHVAAASLAPVGA